The following coding sequences are from one Streptomyces sp. V3I7 window:
- the hemG gene encoding protoporphyrinogen oxidase has product MSATGTSTRHVVVIGAGVAGLAAAHRLLGRGARVTVLEASDRVGGKLLPGEIAGVRVDLGAESMLARRPEALALAREVGLADRLQPPASSTASIWTRGALRPMPKGHVMGVPGTAAALSGVLSAEGLARIERDAGLPRTEVGDDVAVGEYVAARLGREVVDRLVEPLLGGVYAGDAYRISMRSAVPQLYQAALTHDSLTEAVRGIQAKAAASRQTGPVFMGIEGGVGQLPLAVAESVRARGGEILTGTPVTELRRTGPANAHPAWRVVAGDRVLDADAVVVALPAPAAARLLGAEAPAAAADLAAVEYASMALVTLACRRADLTLPEGSSGFLVPPVDGRTIKASTFASQKWGWIADEDPDVVVLRTSVGRYGETEILGRDDAELVDVSRHDLRAATGLDATPLETRVTRWTDGLPQYPVGHHARVARIREHVAKLPGLAVCGAQYDGVGIPACIASAYAAVDQLDGDLRRVEELTAHPVQSLHGGAGE; this is encoded by the coding sequence ATGAGCGCAACGGGTACGAGCACCAGGCACGTCGTCGTCATCGGAGCGGGCGTCGCCGGGCTGGCCGCCGCCCACCGGCTGCTCGGACGCGGCGCGCGGGTGACCGTACTGGAGGCGTCCGACCGGGTCGGCGGCAAGCTGTTGCCGGGCGAGATCGCGGGCGTCCGCGTCGACCTGGGCGCCGAGTCGATGCTGGCCCGCAGGCCCGAGGCGCTCGCCCTGGCCCGCGAGGTGGGACTGGCTGACCGCCTCCAGCCGCCCGCCAGCTCGACGGCCTCGATCTGGACCCGCGGCGCCCTGCGCCCGATGCCCAAGGGCCATGTGATGGGCGTCCCCGGGACCGCCGCCGCCCTCTCCGGCGTTCTGTCCGCCGAGGGCCTCGCCCGTATCGAGCGCGACGCAGGCCTGCCTCGTACGGAGGTCGGCGACGACGTGGCCGTGGGGGAGTACGTGGCGGCCCGCCTCGGCCGCGAGGTCGTCGACCGGCTCGTCGAGCCCCTGCTCGGCGGGGTCTACGCGGGCGACGCGTACCGCATCTCGATGCGCTCGGCGGTCCCCCAGCTCTACCAGGCCGCGCTGACCCACGACTCGCTCACGGAGGCCGTCCGCGGCATCCAGGCGAAGGCGGCCGCGAGCCGGCAGACCGGCCCCGTCTTCATGGGCATCGAGGGCGGCGTGGGCCAACTGCCGCTCGCCGTCGCGGAGTCGGTACGCGCGCGTGGCGGCGAGATACTCACCGGGACGCCCGTGACGGAGCTGCGGCGGACCGGGCCGGCGAACGCGCACCCCGCCTGGCGCGTGGTCGCCGGGGACCGGGTGCTGGACGCGGACGCCGTCGTCGTCGCGCTGCCCGCCCCGGCCGCCGCCCGGCTGCTGGGCGCGGAAGCCCCCGCCGCCGCTGCCGACCTCGCCGCCGTCGAGTACGCCTCGATGGCCCTGGTCACCCTCGCCTGCCGCCGAGCCGACCTCACCCTCCCCGAGGGCAGCAGCGGCTTCCTCGTCCCGCCCGTCGACGGACGCACGATCAAGGCATCGACGTTCGCCTCCCAGAAGTGGGGCTGGATCGCCGACGAGGACCCGGACGTGGTCGTGCTGCGCACCTCCGTCGGCCGGTACGGCGAGACGGAGATCCTCGGGCGGGACGACGCGGAGCTGGTGGACGTCTCCCGGCACGACCTGCGCGCGGCCACCGGCCTGGACGCCACGCCCCTGGAGACCCGCGTGACCCGCTGGACCGACGGCCTGCCCCAGTACCCGGTCGGCCACCACGCGCGCGTGGCCCGCATCCGCGAGCACGTCGCGAAGCTGCCCGGGCTCGCGGTCTGCGGCGCGCAGTACGACGGCGTCGGCATCCCGGCGTGCATCGCGAGCGCGTACGCCGCGGTGGACCAGCTCGACGGTGATCTGCGCCGTGTGGAGGAGCTCACCGCCCACCCGGTACAGAGCTTGCACGGCGGAGCGGGAGAATGA
- the hemQ gene encoding hydrogen peroxide-dependent heme synthase has translation MSDDAPTTATPQSGRIPNKGKLAKDLNEVIRYTLWSVFRLKDVLPEDRAGYAEEVQELFDQLAAKDVTIRGTYDVSGLRADADLMIWWHAETSDQLQEAYNLFRRTKLGRALEPVWSNMALHRPAEFNRAHIPAFLADETPRNYVSVYPFVRSYDWYLLPDEDRRRMLADHGKMARGYPDVRANTVASFSLGDYEWMLAFEADELYRIVDLMRHLRASEARMHVREEVPFFTGRRKDMSELVAGLA, from the coding sequence ATGAGTGACGACGCCCCCACCACCGCGACGCCCCAGTCCGGCAGGATCCCGAACAAGGGCAAGCTGGCCAAGGACCTCAACGAGGTCATCCGCTACACCCTGTGGTCCGTCTTCAGGCTGAAGGACGTACTGCCCGAGGACCGCGCCGGTTACGCCGAGGAGGTCCAGGAGCTGTTCGACCAGCTCGCCGCCAAGGACGTGACCATCCGCGGCACCTACGACGTCTCCGGCCTGCGCGCCGACGCGGACCTCATGATCTGGTGGCACGCGGAGACCAGCGACCAGCTCCAGGAGGCGTACAACCTCTTCCGCCGCACGAAGCTGGGCCGCGCGCTGGAGCCGGTCTGGTCGAACATGGCGCTGCACCGCCCCGCCGAGTTCAACCGCGCGCACATCCCGGCGTTCCTCGCCGACGAGACGCCGCGCAACTACGTCAGCGTCTACCCCTTCGTGCGCTCCTACGACTGGTACCTGCTGCCCGACGAGGACCGCCGCCGTATGCTCGCCGACCACGGCAAGATGGCCCGCGGCTACCCCGACGTCCGCGCCAACACGGTCGCCTCGTTCTCGCTGGGCGACTACGAGTGGATGCTGGCCTTCGAGGCCGACGAGCTGTACCGCATCGTCGACCTCATGCGCCACCTGCGCGCGTCCGAGGCCCGTATGCACGTCCGCGAGGAGGTCCCGTTCTTCACGGGCCGCCGCAAGGACATGTCGGAACTGGTCGCCGGCCTCGCCTGA
- a CDS encoding alpha/beta hydrolase: MRAAALYSAAGSLLLTTLTVAPAGGAPAAPAARQAAEARGTAVAAARARAAGIDFGACPAEQRGDGLECGTVRVPLDYARPKGEQITLTVSRMRATHKDPHNSKRRVPRQGVLVFNPGGPGAAGLDFPLAGRLPEWKRIAAAYDLVGYAPRGVGASAPLSCEDPKKYYKAPSLSPTHPTEAYKKERIAQAKAYARGCAERTGSALRYYNSLNNARDLDVLRAALMEERLTFMGASYGTYFGAVYATLFPSHVRRMVLDSAVNPDPEKIWYRNNLDQSAAFESRWTDFREWIARHDDVYGLGRTAADVRRSYETARRQLATKAAGGKVGPAQLQGAFLAAGYYDDFWPSRAQALSAYLKGDPEPLVRLASPSPETAAEAENGSAVYSAVECNDAPWPTDWKVWDRDNTRLARVAPFETWDNVWMNLPCAYWPAPRQQPVDVRTGPGELAPTLILAAERDAATPYDGALEMNRRLADSVLVTERDSGTHGVAGGPNKCVNAYLDAYLLEGRLPARRAACAGHPEPKPEHQPAAAGDTAGTQAVRDALKGKAEPR, translated from the coding sequence ATGAGAGCTGCCGCCCTCTACTCGGCCGCCGGGTCCTTGCTCCTGACCACCCTCACCGTCGCCCCGGCCGGTGGCGCGCCCGCCGCGCCCGCCGCCCGGCAGGCGGCCGAGGCGCGCGGCACGGCGGTGGCGGCCGCTCGCGCGCGGGCGGCCGGCATCGACTTCGGCGCGTGCCCCGCCGAACAGCGCGGGGACGGCCTGGAGTGCGGCACGGTGCGCGTCCCGCTGGACTACGCCCGCCCGAAGGGCGAGCAGATCACGCTGACCGTCAGCCGGATGCGGGCCACCCACAAGGACCCGCACAACAGCAAGCGCAGGGTGCCCCGTCAGGGTGTCCTCGTCTTCAACCCGGGCGGCCCGGGCGCCGCCGGACTGGACTTCCCGCTGGCCGGCCGGCTGCCGGAGTGGAAGCGGATCGCGGCCGCGTACGACCTGGTCGGCTACGCCCCGCGCGGGGTGGGCGCATCGGCGCCGCTGTCCTGCGAGGACCCCAAGAAGTACTACAAGGCGCCCTCGCTGTCGCCGACCCACCCCACCGAGGCGTACAAGAAGGAGCGCATCGCGCAGGCGAAGGCGTACGCCCGCGGCTGCGCCGAACGCACCGGGAGCGCGCTGCGGTACTACAACTCGCTCAACAACGCCCGTGACCTGGACGTCCTGCGCGCGGCGCTGATGGAGGAGAGGCTGACCTTCATGGGCGCCTCGTACGGCACCTACTTCGGGGCCGTGTACGCGACGCTGTTCCCCTCGCACGTGCGGCGGATGGTGCTGGACTCGGCGGTGAACCCGGACCCCGAGAAGATCTGGTACCGCAACAACCTCGACCAGTCGGCCGCGTTCGAGAGCCGCTGGACGGACTTCCGCGAGTGGATCGCCCGGCACGACGACGTGTACGGGCTCGGCCGCACGGCCGCGGACGTGCGGCGCTCCTACGAGACGGCGCGCCGTCAGCTGGCCACGAAGGCCGCGGGCGGCAAGGTCGGTCCGGCGCAGTTGCAGGGCGCTTTCCTGGCGGCCGGGTACTACGACGACTTCTGGCCGAGCCGGGCTCAGGCGCTGTCGGCGTATCTGAAGGGCGACCCGGAGCCGCTGGTGCGGCTGGCCTCGCCCAGTCCGGAGACGGCCGCAGAGGCCGAGAACGGCAGCGCGGTGTACAGCGCGGTCGAGTGCAACGACGCTCCCTGGCCGACGGACTGGAAGGTGTGGGACCGCGACAACACGCGGCTCGCGCGCGTGGCGCCCTTCGAGACCTGGGACAACGTCTGGATGAACCTGCCGTGCGCCTACTGGCCCGCGCCCCGGCAGCAGCCCGTCGACGTGCGCACCGGGCCCGGTGAGCTGGCGCCGACGCTGATCCTGGCCGCCGAGCGCGACGCGGCGACGCCGTACGACGGCGCGCTGGAGATGAACCGGCGGCTGGCCGACTCGGTGCTGGTGACCGAGCGGGACTCGGGCACGCACGGGGTCGCGGGCGGCCCGAACAAGTGCGTCAACGCGTACTTGGACGCGTATCTGCTTGAGGGCCGGCTCCCGGCGCGGCGGGCGGCCTGCGCCGGGCATCCCGAGCCGAAGCCGGAGCACCAGCCGGCGGCGGCCGGGGACACCGCCGGCACGCAGGCCGTGCGGGACGCGCTGAAGGGCAAGGCCGAGCCCCGCTGA
- a CDS encoding TIGR04222 domain-containing membrane protein has protein sequence MFWVLLLLLAWAVAGAACARLCLAAVRAAAVPADEPVVHGERDLTLYEAAFLSGGPARVADLTLVSMARQRRLLLAHTGWATVVDPLGRDDIERSVIGAIGPGGQCRIQPVRSAAAAAGAVRGLADRLVRAGLAVPDEARTTVASGMGQVRAASVVVLALGLTALLMPAQSEMPRHLIALWFALPLVLTLSCLAIARVEAHPYSRWASPAGQKLLGALSEDSGGSAGGGGPAGGGGPAGGDDRSYLTSIAVRGIRAIGEPELRAAFTHRDQPWRE, from the coding sequence ATGTTCTGGGTCCTTCTCCTGCTGCTGGCCTGGGCCGTCGCCGGTGCGGCCTGTGCGCGGCTGTGCCTGGCCGCCGTCCGGGCGGCCGCCGTTCCCGCCGACGAACCGGTCGTGCACGGCGAGCGCGATCTGACGCTCTACGAGGCGGCGTTCCTGTCGGGCGGGCCCGCGCGGGTCGCCGACCTCACGCTGGTGTCCATGGCGCGGCAGCGGCGGCTGCTGCTCGCGCACACCGGCTGGGCGACCGTCGTCGACCCGCTGGGCCGGGACGACATCGAGCGGTCGGTGATAGGCGCGATCGGTCCCGGGGGACAGTGCCGCATACAGCCGGTGCGGTCCGCCGCGGCGGCCGCGGGCGCCGTGCGCGGGCTCGCCGACCGACTGGTGCGCGCGGGCCTCGCGGTACCGGACGAGGCCCGTACGACCGTCGCGTCCGGGATGGGCCAGGTGCGCGCCGCCTCCGTCGTCGTGCTGGCGCTGGGCCTGACGGCGCTGCTGATGCCCGCGCAGAGCGAGATGCCGCGCCATCTGATCGCCCTGTGGTTCGCGCTGCCGCTCGTGCTGACGCTGAGCTGTCTCGCGATCGCCCGCGTCGAGGCGCACCCGTACTCGCGCTGGGCCTCCCCCGCCGGGCAGAAACTGCTCGGCGCGCTGAGCGAGGACAGCGGCGGCTCCGCGGGAGGCGGCGGCCCCGCGGGAGGCGGCGGCCCCGCGGGAGGCGACGACCGGTCGTACCTCACCTCCATCGCCGTACGCGGCATCCGCGCGATCGGCGAGCCCGAACTGCGGGCCGCGTTCACGCACCGCGACCAGCCCTGGCGGGAGTGA
- a CDS encoding DUF692 domain-containing protein — MAELGTGIGWRPEIADAVERMPGIDWVEVVAENVCPGRFPDSLLRLRGRGVTVVPHGVSLGLGGAGRPDEGRLAALAERATALGSPLVTEHIAFVRAGGALTATPHLEAGHLLPVPRTRDALDVLCANVRIAQDALPVPLALENIAALISWPGEELTEGQFLYELADRTGVRLLIDVANLHTNHVNRGEDPARALAELPLEALAYVHVAGGFERDGVWHDSHAHPVPRPVLDILTDLASRVAPPGVLLERDDNFPEPTELEGELGAVREAVSVGRAKPGTAPERSAAGPSRPPVTEPAREQLGLAQAAVLSALVAGTPVPEGFDRVRMGVQARALAGKRADVVADVAPELPEILGESYRRAFLDYARRHPMTGGYRRDALDFAGHLLRTDPPQDPVALRELRDWWRERSGPVPYSRRPLVRAARATRRVWSRIGLRGAAVRPALNSLSRPAS, encoded by the coding sequence ATGGCGGAACTGGGGACGGGCATCGGCTGGCGGCCGGAGATCGCGGACGCCGTGGAACGGATGCCGGGCATCGACTGGGTCGAGGTGGTGGCGGAGAACGTGTGCCCCGGCCGCTTCCCCGACTCCCTGCTGCGGCTGCGCGGGCGCGGGGTCACCGTCGTCCCGCACGGCGTCTCCCTCGGTCTCGGCGGCGCCGGCCGGCCCGACGAGGGACGGCTGGCCGCCCTCGCCGAGCGGGCGACGGCGCTCGGGTCGCCGCTCGTCACCGAGCACATCGCGTTCGTCCGCGCGGGCGGGGCGCTGACCGCCACCCCTCACCTGGAGGCGGGCCATCTGCTCCCGGTGCCGCGCACCCGGGACGCCCTCGACGTGCTGTGCGCGAACGTGCGCATCGCGCAGGACGCCCTGCCCGTGCCGCTCGCCCTGGAGAACATCGCCGCGCTGATCTCCTGGCCCGGCGAGGAGCTGACCGAGGGCCAGTTCCTGTACGAACTGGCCGACCGGACCGGCGTACGCCTGCTGATCGACGTGGCCAACCTGCACACCAACCACGTCAACCGGGGCGAGGACCCGGCCCGGGCGCTCGCCGAACTGCCCCTGGAGGCCCTCGCGTACGTCCACGTCGCGGGCGGCTTCGAGCGCGACGGCGTCTGGCACGACAGCCACGCCCACCCCGTCCCCCGACCGGTCCTCGACATCCTGACCGACCTCGCCTCACGGGTGGCGCCGCCCGGGGTGCTGCTGGAGCGCGACGACAACTTCCCCGAACCCACCGAGCTGGAAGGCGAGTTGGGGGCCGTCCGGGAGGCCGTGTCGGTGGGGCGTGCCAAGCCCGGCACCGCGCCGGAGCGTTCGGCCGCCGGGCCCTCTCGTCCGCCGGTCACCGAACCCGCCCGCGAACAACTCGGCCTCGCGCAGGCCGCGGTGCTGTCCGCGCTGGTCGCCGGTACGCCCGTCCCCGAGGGCTTCGACCGGGTGCGCATGGGCGTACAGGCGCGTGCGCTGGCCGGGAAGCGGGCGGACGTGGTGGCCGACGTCGCGCCCGAACTGCCCGAGATCCTGGGCGAGTCGTACCGGCGGGCGTTCCTCGACTACGCCCGGCGCCACCCCATGACCGGCGGCTACCGGCGCGACGCGCTGGACTTCGCCGGGCACCTGCTGCGGACGGATCCGCCGCAGGACCCGGTGGCGCTGCGGGAGTTGCGGGACTGGTGGCGGGAGCGGTCCGGGCCGGTGCCGTACTCCCGGCGGCCGCTCGTGCGCGCGGCGCGGGCGACCCGGAGGGTGTGGTCGCGGATCGGGCTGCGCGGCGCTGCCGTCCGGCCCGCTCTCAACTCCCTTTCCCGGCCCGCTTCCTGA
- a CDS encoding serine/threonine-protein kinase has product MLIAGRYRLHTAIGRGAMGEVWRAQDELLGRAVAVKLLLSQDGDPTAASRFRLEAETAGRLSHPHVVGVLDFGEQEGRLFLVMELVDGDSLAQVLSGAGTLPAEQVARMAAQAAAGLAVAHEQGIVHRDIKPGNLLVDADGNVKIGDFGIARFVDDPNAALTATGQIVGTSLYLAPERALGKPAGPPSDVYSLGCLLYQLLTGRPPFHADSAVAVLHQHLDQAPVPPRELGVALSPAFESYLLSLLAKKPEERPTARQAAEWFSAGAWRGEPEPLPAAVPPTLPTTARTPAPPTPAARHRSGGGSRSSGGTRGGGGARSNGGTRGGASRGAATVYALPSVAGGSASPHRSRRRQQRPSVTDSVRRRPRVIGTAAGAALFVAALLVGMAWFSPDRGAAETPPLDQPGTTAPAQASQPSIPPTAGPRTASDSLDENGDDHQGKDGHGGHRKGGKD; this is encoded by the coding sequence GTGCTGATAGCGGGCCGGTATCGGCTGCACACGGCCATCGGGCGCGGCGCGATGGGAGAGGTCTGGCGGGCGCAGGACGAGCTGCTCGGCAGAGCCGTCGCGGTCAAACTCCTCCTCTCGCAGGACGGCGACCCCACCGCCGCCTCCCGGTTCCGCCTGGAGGCCGAGACCGCGGGCCGGCTCAGCCACCCCCACGTGGTCGGGGTCCTCGACTTCGGCGAGCAGGAGGGCCGCCTGTTCCTCGTGATGGAGCTGGTCGACGGCGACAGCCTCGCCCAGGTCCTCTCCGGAGCGGGCACGCTGCCCGCCGAGCAGGTGGCCCGCATGGCGGCGCAGGCGGCCGCCGGTCTCGCCGTCGCGCACGAACAGGGCATCGTCCACCGGGACATCAAACCCGGCAACCTGCTCGTCGACGCCGACGGCAACGTCAAGATCGGCGACTTCGGCATCGCGCGCTTCGTGGACGACCCGAACGCCGCGCTCACCGCGACCGGGCAGATCGTCGGGACGAGCCTGTACCTCGCCCCCGAGCGCGCCCTGGGCAAGCCGGCCGGACCGCCCTCGGACGTCTACTCGCTGGGCTGTCTGCTCTACCAACTCCTCACCGGACGCCCGCCGTTCCACGCCGACAGCGCCGTCGCGGTGCTCCACCAGCACCTCGACCAGGCCCCCGTACCGCCGCGCGAGCTCGGTGTCGCCCTGTCGCCCGCGTTCGAGAGCTACCTGCTCAGCCTGCTCGCCAAGAAGCCCGAGGAACGCCCGACGGCCCGTCAGGCGGCCGAGTGGTTCTCCGCGGGAGCCTGGCGAGGCGAGCCCGAGCCCCTTCCCGCCGCCGTGCCGCCCACCCTGCCGACGACGGCGCGTACGCCCGCCCCGCCGACCCCTGCCGCGCGGCACCGGAGCGGCGGGGGCTCCCGGAGCAGTGGCGGTACGCGCGGCGGCGGGGGTGCCCGGAGCAACGGAGGTACCCGGGGCGGGGCGAGCCGTGGGGCCGCGACCGTGTACGCGCTTCCGTCCGTGGCCGGGGGCTCCGCCTCCCCCCACCGGTCGCGGCGCCGGCAGCAGCGGCCGAGCGTGACGGACTCGGTCCGGCGCCGGCCGAGGGTGATCGGGACGGCCGCCGGAGCCGCACTGTTCGTCGCGGCGCTGCTGGTCGGCATGGCGTGGTTCTCCCCCGACCGCGGCGCGGCGGAGACGCCCCCGCTCGACCAGCCCGGCACCACGGCCCCCGCCCAGGCCTCCCAGCCGAGCATCCCGCCGACCGCGGGCCCGAGGACCGCGTCCGACAGCCTGGATGAGAACGGAGACGACCACCAGGGCAAGGACGGCCACGGCGGCCACCGCAAGGGCGGCAAGGACTGA
- a CDS encoding VOC family protein, with amino-acid sequence MSSRLNPYLSFDGDARQAMEFYRDVFDGTLSLHTFGELGDADAPHADSVMHAMLETPQGFTLMGADTPPGMTFARGDNFSVSLSGDDEAALRGYWEKLSAGGQVAVPLDKQMWGDVFGMCTDRFGIPWMVNIVQSGS; translated from the coding sequence ATGTCCTCGCGTCTCAACCCCTACCTCAGCTTCGACGGCGACGCCCGTCAGGCGATGGAGTTCTACCGGGACGTCTTCGATGGCACCCTGTCCCTGCACACCTTCGGCGAGCTCGGTGACGCGGACGCTCCGCACGCCGACAGCGTCATGCACGCCATGCTGGAGACGCCCCAGGGTTTCACCCTGATGGGTGCCGACACCCCGCCCGGCATGACGTTCGCCCGGGGCGACAACTTCTCGGTGAGCCTGAGCGGCGACGACGAGGCCGCGCTGCGCGGCTACTGGGAGAAGCTGTCGGCCGGCGGCCAGGTGGCGGTGCCCCTGGACAAGCAGATGTGGGGGGATGTGTTCGGCATGTGCACGGACCGGTTCGGCATTCCCTGGATGGTCAACATCGTCCAGAGCGGAAGCTGA
- a CDS encoding peptidyl-tRNA hydrolase produces the protein MSHDPTPSGDSPFRTEPTARDEAPQYVLPMVVRIEKSAPPARTDALETAARAVLVMLGDERSTGDGEWAEAVDAWEDARIRKVVRRARGAEWRRAEALPGITVTGASAEVRVFPPVLLDDWPKDLVKLQVSGTQLEDPEPPAAADPGQPVLWLNPELDMTAGKAMAQAGHGAHLAWWELSDEERSAWRAAGFPLAVRTAEPAAWDKLFSSERPLVRDAGFTEIAPGLTVAVEGHGRVAALPERVRRPADWR, from the coding sequence GTGAGCCATGATCCGACGCCGTCCGGCGACAGCCCCTTCCGTACCGAGCCGACCGCGCGCGACGAGGCGCCGCAGTACGTGCTGCCCATGGTCGTACGGATCGAGAAGAGCGCCCCGCCCGCCCGTACCGACGCGCTGGAGACGGCCGCCCGGGCCGTGCTCGTCATGCTCGGCGACGAGCGGTCCACGGGGGACGGCGAGTGGGCCGAGGCCGTGGACGCCTGGGAGGACGCCCGGATCCGCAAGGTCGTGCGGCGGGCGCGCGGGGCCGAGTGGCGGCGGGCCGAGGCGCTGCCCGGGATCACGGTCACCGGGGCGTCCGCGGAGGTACGGGTCTTCCCGCCCGTTCTGCTGGACGACTGGCCCAAGGACCTCGTCAAGCTCCAGGTGTCCGGCACCCAGCTCGAGGACCCGGAGCCGCCGGCCGCCGCCGACCCCGGGCAGCCCGTGCTGTGGCTGAACCCGGAGCTGGACATGACGGCCGGGAAGGCGATGGCACAGGCCGGTCACGGCGCCCACCTCGCCTGGTGGGAACTCTCCGACGAGGAGCGGTCCGCCTGGCGTGCGGCGGGTTTCCCGCTGGCCGTCCGCACCGCCGAACCCGCCGCGTGGGACAAGCTGTTCAGCAGCGAGCGGCCGCTGGTGCGCGACGCGGGCTTCACCGAGATCGCGCCCGGACTGACGGTCGCGGTCGAGGGGCACGGGCGGGTCGCCGCCCTGCCGGAGCGGGTACGGCGGCCGGCCGACTGGCGCTGA
- a CDS encoding polysaccharide deacetylase family protein: protein MFTLVRRVTLACALSAALATLAACGTNETSHAGHPAPANPAPDKVAHGPARPPTLAPAPGGLTPVFSNGPRTQGKTVALTFDADMTADEGKRAADGEHFDNPELITTLRSLKVPATVFMTGRWADEYPGEARDIGSDPLFEVANHSYSHYAFTGDCYGLPTVPGGGMRTDVERAYTALRKAGVAHPMPYFRFPGGCYDRKALRSLSGLGVTAVQWDVVSGDAFATDADAVARQVLGGVKPGSVVVMHCTRSAAPTTERVVREIVPELRKRGFRFVKVSQLIGESAAHR, encoded by the coding sequence ATGTTCACTCTTGTACGACGCGTCACCCTGGCCTGCGCCCTGAGTGCCGCCCTCGCCACGCTCGCCGCCTGTGGCACCAACGAGACCTCGCACGCCGGCCACCCGGCCCCCGCCAACCCCGCTCCGGACAAGGTCGCCCACGGGCCCGCCCGCCCGCCCACGCTCGCCCCGGCCCCGGGCGGACTCACCCCCGTGTTCAGCAACGGCCCGCGCACCCAGGGCAAGACCGTCGCCCTGACCTTCGACGCCGACATGACGGCCGACGAGGGCAAGCGCGCCGCCGACGGCGAGCACTTCGACAACCCCGAGCTCATCACCACACTGCGCTCGCTGAAGGTCCCCGCGACCGTGTTCATGACCGGCCGCTGGGCCGACGAGTACCCGGGCGAGGCCCGCGACATCGGCAGCGACCCGCTGTTCGAGGTCGCCAACCACTCCTACAGCCACTACGCCTTCACCGGTGACTGCTACGGCCTGCCGACCGTCCCCGGGGGCGGGATGCGCACGGACGTGGAGCGGGCGTACACCGCCCTGCGCAAGGCGGGCGTGGCGCACCCGATGCCGTACTTCCGCTTCCCCGGCGGCTGTTACGACAGGAAGGCGCTGCGCTCGCTGAGCGGCCTCGGGGTCACCGCGGTGCAGTGGGACGTGGTGAGCGGGGACGCGTTCGCCACGGACGCCGACGCCGTCGCCCGGCAGGTGCTGGGCGGGGTGAAGCCGGGGTCGGTCGTCGTCATGCACTGCACGCGCAGCGCGGCCCCGACGACGGAACGGGTGGTGCGCGAGATCGTGCCCGAACTGCGTAAGCGCGGCTTCAGGTTCGTGAAGGTGTCCCAGCTCATCGGGGAGAGCGCCGCCCACCGGTGA
- a CDS encoding slipin family protein produces the protein MLQELIGAIIGAGAVGLLYLAAGVRVIKQYERGVVFRLGRLRGDVRAPGLALIIPAVDRLRKVNLQIVTMPIPAQEGITRDNVTVRVDAVVYFKVVDASAAIVNVEDYRFAVSQMAQTSLRSIIGKSELDDLLSNREKLNEGLELMIDSPAVGWGVQIDRVEIKDVSLPDTMKRSMARQAEADRERRARIINADAEFQASKKLAEAAQQMADTPSALQLRLLQTVMAVAAEKNSTLVLPIPVELLRFLEKGPQPPPSTPASISDGTTTPHAQALQPPLQPPTPRPGG, from the coding sequence ATGCTCCAGGAACTGATAGGTGCCATCATCGGCGCGGGTGCCGTCGGGCTGCTGTACCTGGCGGCGGGCGTGCGCGTCATCAAGCAGTACGAACGCGGCGTCGTGTTCCGCCTCGGCCGCCTGCGGGGCGATGTACGCGCGCCCGGACTCGCCCTGATCATTCCCGCGGTGGACCGGCTGCGGAAGGTCAACCTCCAGATCGTGACGATGCCGATCCCGGCGCAGGAGGGCATCACGCGCGACAACGTCACCGTCCGGGTCGACGCGGTCGTGTACTTCAAGGTCGTGGACGCGTCGGCCGCGATCGTCAACGTCGAGGACTACCGGTTCGCCGTCTCGCAGATGGCGCAGACGTCCTTGCGCTCGATCATCGGCAAGAGCGAGCTCGACGACCTGCTCTCCAACCGCGAGAAGCTCAACGAGGGCCTGGAGCTGATGATCGACAGCCCGGCCGTGGGCTGGGGCGTGCAGATCGACCGGGTGGAGATCAAGGACGTCTCGCTGCCGGACACGATGAAGCGCTCCATGGCCCGCCAGGCCGAGGCCGACCGGGAGCGCCGGGCGCGCATCATCAACGCCGACGCCGAGTTCCAGGCGTCCAAGAAGCTGGCGGAGGCGGCCCAGCAGATGGCCGACACCCCCTCCGCGCTCCAGCTGCGGCTGCTGCAGACGGTGATGGCGGTGGCGGCGGAGAAGAACTCCACGCTCGTGCTGCCGATCCCGGTGGAGCTGCTGCGGTTCCTGGAGAAGGGCCCGCAGCCGCCGCCGTCGACGCCCGCGTCCATCAGCGACGGGACCACCACTCCCCACGCACAGGCCCTGCAACCGCCCCTTCAGCCCCCGACACCACGGCCGGGCGGGTGA